The Papaver somniferum cultivar HN1 chromosome 3, ASM357369v1, whole genome shotgun sequence genome includes a region encoding these proteins:
- the LOC113356020 gene encoding putative 12-oxophytodienoate reductase 11, whose protein sequence is MTTEKSQVPLLTPYKLGKYDLSHRVVMAPLTRQRSYKNVPQPHAILYYSQRASKGGLIISEATGVSDTAQGYPDTPGIWTKEQVEAWKPIVDAVHAKGGLFFCQIWHVGRVSNAGFQPNGQAPISSSDKILESQVRANGVDVARFSPPRRLETEEIPQIVNDFRLAARNAMEAGFDGVEIHGAHGYLIDQFMKDQVNDRNDKYGGSLENRCRFALEVVEAVVDEIGADKVGIRLSPFANYMESSDSNPTALGLHMAESLNKYNILFCHMVEPRMKTVAEKCQTPHSLLPMRKTFKGTFMVAGGYDREDGNKAITSNSADLVVFGRLFLANPDLPKRFEINAPLNKYNRETFYISDPVLGYTDYPFLESIDQISN, encoded by the exons ATGACTACTGAAAAATCTCAAGTTCCTCTCCTCACTCCATACAAGCTTGGAAAATATGATCTTTCTCACAG AGTTGTAATGGCACCATTGACTAGACAAAGATCTTACAAGAACGTGCCTCAACCACATGCAATTTTGTATTATTCTCAAAGAGCCAGTAAAGGAGGACTCATCATATCTGAAGCCACTGGTGTTTCTGATACTGCTCAAGG GTATCCAGATACACCTGGTATTTGGACAAAAGAGCAAGTAGAAGCTTGGAAACCTATAGTAGATGCAGTTCATGCTAAAGGTGGTCTATTCTTCTGTCAAATTTGGCACGTTGGTCGGGTTTCAAATGCTG GTTTTCAGCCAAATGGGCAAGCTCCAATATCATCTTCAGACAAGATATTGGAGTCCCAGGTGCGAGCCAATGGTGTCGACGTGGCAAGGTTCTCACCTCCACGGCGATTAGAGACAGAGGAAATTCCTCAAATTGTCAATGATTTCAGACTTGCTGCACGGAACGCTATGGAAGCCG GTTTCGATGGGGTTGAGATTCATGGGGCTCATGGTTACCTAATCGACCAGTTTATGAAAGACCAAGTCAATGACAGGAATGACAAATACGGCGGGAGCCTAGAAAATCGATGTCGCTTCGCACTAGAAGTAGTTGAAGCTGTTGTGGATGAGATAGGAGCTGATAAAGTAGGGATTAGGCTCTCTCCTTTTGCAAATTATATGGAATCGAGTGATTCAAACCCCACTGCTCTGGGACTTCACATGGCGGAATCCTTGAACAAATACAATATTCTCTTCTGCCACATGGTCGAGCCAAGGATGAAAACTGTTGCAGAGAAGTGTCAAACACCCCATAGTCTTCTACCTATGAGAAAAACTTTCAAAGGGACATTCATGGTTGCTGGAGGTTATGATAGAGAAGATGGTAATAAAGCTATCACCAGCAATTCAGCAGATCTTGTTGTATTTGGTCGGTTATTCTTAGCAAACCCAGACTTGCCAAAGAGATTTGAGATTAATGCTCCTCTTAATAAGTACAACAGAGAGACATTCTACATTTCTGACCCTGTTCTTGGTTATACTGACTATCCATTTCTGGAATCAATAGATCAAATTTCCAACTAA